The Candidatus Margulisiibacteriota bacterium DNA window CTGTATTGATGACTCTCTCCCGAACAAAAACAGAGTTTGGTAAACGTCTTTTAAACGAATTCATTAAAAAAATGCATATGACTTACAGGGGTGACTGGCTTGATGAAGCCTTTGATATATGGGAAGAACTGGATGACAGCAAATATATAAGGATCGGCAATGAAATATTAAACTATTACAAAACCCAATTTCCACGGCGCAATCCTCCTGAAAATCCTCCTCCGCCGCCGTTCATACCGTTTATGTAAATTTTCCTCGCACTTGCCTCACTCGACTCAGCTTTCGCTGGTCTTTGTGGATGTCTCTAAGCTCAAACATCGTGCTGTCTGCACTTGTTTTTTCTCGGCATTTGTTGTGTAAAATTTCACTTCGTGAAATTTGGCAGCCCCAGGGGGAATTGACTCTTCCTTCGCTGGCCTCCTGCCAGCTCCTCAGAGCCGGGCATCTCGCTTCCGCACGCTTCCCTGCGTGCTATTCCTCGCACTTGCTCGGCGCTCCATGCCTGTTCAATTCCCTTATTCTAAATTATTTATTGTGGATATAATCTTGTTTTTTCGCGGCATTTGTTGTGCCAAATTTCACTTCGTGAAATTTGGCAGCCCCAGGGGGAATTGAACCCCCGCTTACAGGTTGAAAACCTGGTGTCCTAACCACTAAACGATGGGGCCGCATGTACAAAAAAATGGTGGGCGCTGACAGGATCGAACTGCCGACCTACTGGGTGTAAACCAGTTGCTCTACCAGCTGAGCTAAGCGCCCTCCTACGCGTCTGCGGTCTCTCTTCGCTGAAGCTCCGTTCGTCCGGACGCTTCAGCGGGCTTGCCCGCTGACTATATGTTAAACCCTTTTATCAATCAGCTTTGTTCGCTACAACTACAGCACTACAAAGCCCATAGGTTTCCATGGCAGGAGAAATATAACACGGTTATTTTCCTTCTGTCAATCAATGGGTTATAATACAAATCATGAATATTTTGCTAGCCCAGGAAATACAGCTTCTTGACAAGAAAACCGTTACAAAAACAGGAATACCTTCTCTGGTACTTATGGAGAACGCCGGACGAAGCAGCGCTGAGATTATTTTACAAAAATATCCACGAAACACAGACTTCATTATTATGGCCGGAACAGGCAATAACGGTGGAGACGGACTGGTTATAGCCAGATATTTACTGAACATGGGAAAACAGGTAAGAGTTTATTTAGCCGGAGAAAGGAACAAACTGTCTACGGAAACAAAGCAAAATCTGAATATTTTTTTGAATTGCGGCGGTGAAATAAAATCTGTTAATGAAAAAAATAACAGCGCTTTAAAAAAATCAATGCAAAAAGACTGCATCATAATCGATGCGCTGTTCGGCACCGGGTTTAAAGCACCTGTTAAAGGTCTGTCAGCCAAACTCATTGAATTTATAAATAGCTCGGGGCATCCGGTTGTAAGTATTGATCTGCCTTCTGGAATTGAGGCTGACAGCGGACAATTGGAAAAAACCTGTATTAAAGCTGATACAACCGTTACATTCGGCTATCCTAAATTATGCCATATTCTATATCCGGCCAGAGAAAACTGTGGAGAGATTTATCTGGTCGATATTTCTCTGGACAAGAAGTACGCGACCGCGATCAAGCGTGAACTTATACAAGAGGAAGAATTAACTTTACCGGAAAGAAAACACGACAGCCACAAATATAATTATGGTCATGTGCTGATTGTGGGCGGTAGCAGCGGGATGGAGGGGGCTGTGGTGCTGGCCTGCAAAGCAGCCTCCAGCTCGGGAGCAGGACTGGTTTCCTGCATGATTCCTCAATCTACAAACAACATCATTAAACATCACCTCGTTGAAGATATGTCAATCCCGATTGCAGATAAGAATGGAATGTTTTGCAGTAAATCCATACCGGACATTATCAAGCATATGGAAGAGGGAAAATTCTGCACAATTCTTTGCGGGCCGGGTTTACGTACCAACCTTGACATGGAAATACTTATTCAAAAAATACTAAAAATTAACCTGCCGCTTGTACTGGATGCTGATGCTTTAAACAACCTTGCGAATATAAAAAATTATCATCACCTTATTCATGAAAGAAAACAACCTACTATACTTACACCTCATTTAGGTGAAGCCGCAAAATTATTAAATAATAAAGCTGAAAATATCAAGCCGGATATGGAAAAATACGCCCTGCGACTGGCCCAAAGCACAGGAGCCTATATAGTATTAAAAAGCGCCAACACTCTGATTGCCACACCGCAAAAACAGGTATTCTATACTCCGACAGGCAATCCGGGTATGGCCAAAGCCGGTTCAGGTGACGTTCTAGGCGGAATTATCAGCACTCTCATTTACCGACTTCCGGTTATCGAAGCGTTGAAGCTGGCCGTTTATCTGCACGGACTGGCCGGAGAAATGGCACTAACTTGCCTGGGGGCGGAATGTATGCAAGCGCTGGATCTGATAGATCATATCCCTCA harbors:
- a CDS encoding NAD(P)H-hydrate dehydratase, producing the protein MNILLAQEIQLLDKKTVTKTGIPSLVLMENAGRSSAEIILQKYPRNTDFIIMAGTGNNGGDGLVIARYLLNMGKQVRVYLAGERNKLSTETKQNLNIFLNCGGEIKSVNEKNNSALKKSMQKDCIIIDALFGTGFKAPVKGLSAKLIEFINSSGHPVVSIDLPSGIEADSGQLEKTCIKADTTVTFGYPKLCHILYPARENCGEIYLVDISLDKKYATAIKRELIQEEELTLPERKHDSHKYNYGHVLIVGGSSGMEGAVVLACKAASSSGAGLVSCMIPQSTNNIIKHHLVEDMSIPIADKNGMFCSKSIPDIIKHMEEGKFCTILCGPGLRTNLDMEILIQKILKINLPLVLDADALNNLANIKNYHHLIHERKQPTILTPHLGEAAKLLNNKAENIKPDMEKYALRLAQSTGAYIVLKSANTLIATPQKQVFYTPTGNPGMAKAGSGDVLGGIISTLIYRLPVIEALKLAVYLHGLAGEMALTCLGAECMQALDLIDHIPHAFNELQKRRIPQLSFIRKI